The DNA region ATTTAAATCTGTTGTATTTGAAACTCTACAGGATATTGTAAAGAATGGCTTTGATAAGAATTTAATTGAAGCAGTACTCAACGCTAAAGAATTTGAATTAAAAGAAAGTGATTACAGCAGTTATCCAAAGGGACTTGTCTATTGTGAAAAGGTACTTGGCAGTTTACTTTACGGTGGAAGTCCTTTTCAAAATTTAGAATTTAATGAGGTACTTAATCGTATAAAAAATAATGTTCACAATGGATATTTTGAAAAATTAATTGAAGATCATATATTAAATAATAATAATAGCTTATTATTTATGGTTATTCCACAAAAGCATTTAGCAGAAGAAAAAATAAAAGAGGATAGAGAAAAACTTCAAAATTATAAAAAATCTTTAACAAAAGAAGAAATAGAAAAGCTTATAGAAGAGAATTCTATATTAGTAAAAAGACAATCTTCTCCAGACAGCCAAGAAGATTTAGAAAAGATTCCACTTTTGTCAATTGAAGACGTGAAGAAAAATTTGGATACTTATAATACCATAGTTAAAGATTTAGATACTTATAAAATACTTTATACGGAACTTGTAACAAATGGAATAGATTATATAGATTTTTATTTTGATACCAGTTACGTAAATCAAGAGCAAATACCTTATATAACTTTACTTTCTTATTTACTAGGAAGAGTTGATACGGAAAAATATTCCTATGAGGAGCTTTCTAATGAGGTTAACAAGAATACTGGAGGTATAGATTTTGATGCTGAAGCTTATTCAAATTTAGATAAAATAGAAGAATATTATCCTAAATTCATAATTAAGGGAAAGGCTCTTCATACAAAATCAGAAAGTTTACTTAACCTGATTTTTGAAATAATTAATTCAAGTAAATTTGACAATCATAAGAGAATTAAAGAAATATTATCTGAGTTAAAATCTAGAATTGAAATGATAATTGTAAGTGGAGGACATAGAATTGCTTCATCTAAGGTAACTTCTTATTATTCGCAATTAGGTGAATATTTGGAAACTATTAACGGTTTTACCTTTTATAAATTTTTAGTTGAAGTTGAGAAAAACTTTGATGACAAAAAAGATCAGTTTATAAAAAATTTACTTGAAGTGTCAGAGAGTATATTTACAACTAATAATCTAATTGTAAATTTGGGCTCCAGTAAAGAAGATTATAATGAACTATCAAACAATATAGAAAATATTATTTCAAGTAAATTGAAAGTTAATAATAATGAGAAGATTCAGTATAAATTTGAACTTAAGAAAGAAAATGAGGCTTTAGTTACTTCATCCAAGGTACAATATGTGGCAAAAGGCTATAACTTCTCTAAGTTTGGTTTTAAGTATAGTGGTAAACTTCAGGTGCTTAGAACTATATCAAATTATGATTATCTTTGGAATAATGTGAGAGTAAAAGGTGGAGCTTATGGAGTGTTTATTAACTTTAGGAGAAATGGCAATATGAATATTACTTCTTACAGAGATCCTAATTTAAGTGAAACGATAGAGGTATATGATAATTTTTATAAGTATATTGAGAACTTTTCCGCAGACGAGAGGGAAATGACAAAATATATTTTAGGAACTATAAGTACTTTAGATACACCTCTTACAAATTCGATGATTTGTGATAGGCAGGCAGTCCTTTATATCAGTAATATAGATGATGATTTCTTGCAAAGAGAAAGAGAAGAGATTCTGAAAACTAAAGTAGAGGATATAAAGAAATTTGCAGCTCTAATAGATAAATGTATGAGGGAGAACTATATTTGTGTTTTAGGTGGAAAAGATAAAATAAACCAAAACTCAAATATATTTGGAAGTATAGTTAACGTATTTAATTAGATTTAAATAATAAAAAGATTGTCCTAAAAATTAAAATTGACGGAGCATTTTTAGAAGATTAGCAATAATTGGAATAAAATAATAAAGACACTATGAATTAATATGATTTCATAGTGTCTTTTATAATTATCTCGGATAAATTTTACAAACAAAATATCTAAATATCTACATGTATTCTATCTGTTTTCCAGATTTCCTTTGAATACTGTTGTATGGTATTATCACTAGAAAAAATTCCAGAGTGAGCAATATTACATATACACATTTCACGCCATTTAGCTGTATTTCTATATAATTGATCTATTTTACCGTGAGCTTTTATATAGTCATCGAAATCCTTTAATACAAAATATTCATCATTATTAGCTAGTAAGTATTTATGAATATTGCTAAATTCAGAATTGGCTACGCCAAGAGAACCATTTATAAGATTATCTAGTATTTTTTTTAGTCTAGGGTCAGAATTATAGAATTTATAGGAATTATAATTCTTATTTTTCTCGTAGTTTAATACTTCATCTTTTTTCATGCCGAATATGACAATATTATCATCACCTACAGCATCATGAATTTCTACATTAGCACCATCTAAAGTAGCTATGGTAACGGAGCCATTCATCATGAATTTCATATTACTTGTACCAGAAGCTTCTTTAGTTGTAGTAGATATTTGTTCACTTACATCTGCACAAGGTATAATTTTTTCAGCAAGAGAAACGGAATAATTTTCAAGAAAGATTACTTTTATTTTATCATTTACGCTGTTGTCTGTATTTATTTTATTTGCTACAGCATTTATTAATTTTATTGTCTCCTTAGCTAAATAATAGCTTGGAGCTGCTTTAGCACCAAAGAAAAATGTCCTCGGTATAATATCCAAATTTCGATTTTCTTTTAGTCTATAATATAAGTCTAGAATATGGAACACATTTAATACCTGTCTTTTGTAAGAATGAAGTCTTTTAACCTGTATGTCATAAATTGAATTTGTATTTACTATAATTCCATATTTGTCCTTTACATAATTTGCAAAGAGTACTTTATTATTTTGTTTAATTCCATGAATACTATTTTGAAAATCTTCATTTTTAGAAAAGGCTAAAAGGTTAATAAGATTATCTGGTTTAGTTATCCAGCTTTCACCTATGGTTTTTGTGATAAGTTCAGATAAAGCAGGATTAGCCTTCATTAACCAACGTCTATGAGTTATTCCATTAGTCTTGTTATTAAATTTAAAAGGATAAAAATTTGAGAAATTTGATAGCTCTTCGTTTTTAAGTATTTCTGTATGAAGTTTTGCTACACCATTTACTGAATGACTACCTACTATAGCTAAATATGCCATTTTTACATTTCCGTCACTTATTATGGACATATTATGGACTTGTCTCTCATCTTTATATTTTTCACGTACTTCATCACAAAATCTTCTATTGATCTCTTCAATTATCATGAAGATTCTTGGTAAAAGCTTTTTGAATAAATCAATAGGCCATTTTTCAAGGGCTTCACTCAATATAGTGTGATTAGTGTAGGCAATAGTATTAGTTGTTATCTTCCAGGCGTCTTCCCAGGATAAGTTTTCCTCATCAATTAATATTCTCATTAACTCGGCAACAGCCACAGAAGGATGGGTATCATTTATATGAATTGCTATATAGTGGTCAAACAAATTAATAGGCAATCCATTTTTTTTGAATCGTCTAATAATGCTTTGAATACCTGCACTTACAAAGAAGTACTGCTGCTTTAAACGCAATAATTTGCCTTCAATTCTAGTATCATCAGGGTAAAGTACCTGAGAAATAGATTCCACTGAATATTTGTGCTCCACAGCCTTACTGTATTCACCTTTACTGAAAGAATCTAAATCAAAATCTTTATCTACAGTTTGGGCGTTCCACAGTCTTAAGGTGTTTACTGTATTGTTATTATATCCGATAATAGGTGTATCATAGGGAACCGCTAAAACGGCTTCATAATTTTCGTGTTTAAAAGAAAGTTTACCATCTTCCAATACTGAAGTGACGGTACCACCAAATTTTACTATAGCAGCTTTATTTTCCTTTCTTATTTCCCAAACATTACCTTGTCTTAGCCAATTGTCAGGAATTTCAACTTGATAACCATTTATTATTTTTTGCTCAAATAAACCATAATCATACCTTATTCCGCAACCGTGACCGGGGATTTCAAGAGATGATATGGAATCAAGAAAACATGCTGCAAGTCTTCCAAGACCACCATTTCCAAGACCTGCATCGCTTTCAACTTCTTCTAGCTCTGAAAGATCTATTTCTAAATCACTAAGAGCTTCTCTACATAAATCAGTTATGCCAAGATTTAAAAGGTTACTGCCAAGCAGCCTTCCTATAAGAAATTCCATTGAAAAATAATAAACCTGCTTTACCTGATTTTTTGAATACTGTTCATTGGTTTTCATCCATTTTTCAGATACATATTCTCTTACAAGAGAACCAAGAGTTACATATAAATGGAGCTTTGAAGATTCTGTGATATCTTCAGAGTAAAGATTCAT from Clostridium pasteurianum BC1 includes:
- a CDS encoding insulinase family protein, which codes for MNFEINKNYYGFKLLEEKKIDDISSTVRLFSHEKSGAKLVSIENSDDNKVFSISFKTLPDNSTGVFHILEHSVLCGSRKFPSKEPFVELVKGSLNTYLNAATYPDKTMYPVASKNDKDFRNLMDVYLDAVFYPNIYKYPEIMKQEGWHYEINNKEDELKYKGVVYNEMQGVYSSPESLLFRGINSNLFPDTPYGFDSGGDPDEIPELTQEQFLNYHKKFYHPSNSYIYLYGDMNIEEDLKFIDENYLSNFDKVDLSIEIPAQKPFEEMKEKFTNYPIANEESEVDKTYLSLNFTIGDVKDRELYLAFDLLEDMLLETSASPLKKALIDSAIAKDVFGIYNNGSLQTSLSIIVKNSNEDKKEKFKSVVFETLQDIVKNGFDKNLIEAVLNAKEFELKESDYSSYPKGLVYCEKVLGSLLYGGSPFQNLEFNEVLNRIKNNVHNGYFEKLIEDHILNNNNSLLFMVIPQKHLAEEKIKEDREKLQNYKKSLTKEEIEKLIEENSILVKRQSSPDSQEDLEKIPLLSIEDVKKNLDTYNTIVKDLDTYKILYTELVTNGIDYIDFYFDTSYVNQEQIPYITLLSYLLGRVDTEKYSYEELSNEVNKNTGGIDFDAEAYSNLDKIEEYYPKFIIKGKALHTKSESLLNLIFEIINSSKFDNHKRIKEILSELKSRIEMIIVSGGHRIASSKVTSYYSQLGEYLETINGFTFYKFLVEVEKNFDDKKDQFIKNLLEVSESIFTTNNLIVNLGSSKEDYNELSNNIENIISSKLKVNNNEKIQYKFELKKENEALVTSSKVQYVAKGYNFSKFGFKYSGKLQVLRTISNYDYLWNNVRVKGGAYGVFINFRRNGNMNITSYRDPNLSETIEVYDNFYKYIENFSADEREMTKYILGTISTLDTPLTNSMICDRQAVLYISNIDDDFLQREREEILKTKVEDIKKFAALIDKCMRENYICVLGGKDKINQNSNIFGSIVNVFN
- a CDS encoding glycogen/starch/alpha-glucan phosphorylase, which encodes MNLTKDRIKNDFKKKLMNLYSEDITESSKLHLYVTLGSLVREYVSEKWMKTNEQYSKNQVKQVYYFSMEFLIGRLLGSNLLNLGITDLCREALSDLEIDLSELEEVESDAGLGNGGLGRLAACFLDSISSLEIPGHGCGIRYDYGLFEQKIINGYQVEIPDNWLRQGNVWEIRKENKAAIVKFGGTVTSVLEDGKLSFKHENYEAVLAVPYDTPIIGYNNNTVNTLRLWNAQTVDKDFDLDSFSKGEYSKAVEHKYSVESISQVLYPDDTRIEGKLLRLKQQYFFVSAGIQSIIRRFKKNGLPINLFDHYIAIHINDTHPSVAVAELMRILIDEENLSWEDAWKITTNTIAYTNHTILSEALEKWPIDLFKKLLPRIFMIIEEINRRFCDEVREKYKDERQVHNMSIISDGNVKMAYLAIVGSHSVNGVAKLHTEILKNEELSNFSNFYPFKFNNKTNGITHRRWLMKANPALSELITKTIGESWITKPDNLINLLAFSKNEDFQNSIHGIKQNNKVLFANYVKDKYGIIVNTNSIYDIQVKRLHSYKRQVLNVFHILDLYYRLKENRNLDIIPRTFFFGAKAAPSYYLAKETIKLINAVANKINTDNSVNDKIKVIFLENYSVSLAEKIIPCADVSEQISTTTKEASGTSNMKFMMNGSVTIATLDGANVEIHDAVGDDNIVIFGMKKDEVLNYEKNKNYNSYKFYNSDPRLKKILDNLINGSLGVANSEFSNIHKYLLANNDEYFVLKDFDDYIKAHGKIDQLYRNTAKWREMCICNIAHSGIFSSDNTIQQYSKEIWKTDRIHVDI